A portion of the Thunnus albacares chromosome 5, fThuAlb1.1, whole genome shotgun sequence genome contains these proteins:
- the tcea2 gene encoding transcription elongation factor A protein 2 isoform X1, which yields MAKNQEVERIAKKLDKMVHKKNTDGALDLLRELKNIKMSLETLQSTRVGMSVNAVRKQSSDDEVQTLAKALIKSWKKLLDGSDGKSEEKEKKKKEGSPVRSSSTSKDSCSSEKSSKKSGDPPTTPTSPTTPTSPTSPTTPTLPLMVTSFPPAPVTSDSVRNKCRELLVAALQTDDDHKTIGVNCEHLAAQIEEQIFREFKSTDMKYKSRLRSRISNLKDQKNPDLRRNVLCGNISPQRIASMTAEEMASAELKLMREALTKESIREHQLSRVGGTETDMFICSKCHGKNCSYTQVQTRSADEPMTTFVLCNGCGNRWKFC from the exons GACGGTGCTCTTGACCTGCTGAGGGAGTTGAAGAACATCAAAATGTCTCTGGAGACTCTGCAG TCCACCAGAGTTGGAATGTCGGTGAACGCTGTGAGGAAACAGAGCTCAGATGATGAAGTTCAGACTCTGGCCAAAGCTCTCATCAAGTCCTGGAAGAAACTgctgg ATGGTTCAGATGGGAAGtcagaggaaaaggaaaagaagaaaaaggagggcTCTCCCGTGAGGTCATCGTCCACCTCCAAGGACTCTTGCAGCAGCGAGAAAAG CAGTAAGAAGTCTGGGGATCCCCCTACCACCCCGACCTCGCCCACCACACCCACCTCACCCACCTCACCCACCACGCCCACCCTCCCTCTTATGGTCACCTCCTTCCCCCCTGCCCCCGTCACCTCCGACAGTGTCCGGAACAAGTGTCGAGAGCTGCTGGTGGCCGCGCTGCAGACTGACG atgaTCACAAAACCATTGGAGTCAACTGCGAGCACCTTGCAGCACAAATCGAGGAGC AGATCTTCCGTGAGTTTAAATCGAcagatatgaaatataaaagcCGTCTGCGAAGCCGCATCTCCAACCTGAAGGATCAGAAGAATCCTGACCTACGGCGTAACGTCCTATGTGGAAACATCTCACCTCAACGCATTGCCTCCATGACTGCTGAG gaGATGGCGAGTGCAGAACTGAAGCTGATGAGAGAGGCTCTGACTAAAGAGTCCATCAGAGAGCATCAGCTGTCGAGGGTCGGAGGCACTGAGACAGACATGTTCATCTGCAGCAAGTGTCATGGAAAGAACTGCTCATACACACAG gtgcaAACTCGCAGTGCTGATGAGCCCATGACCACCTTTGTGTTGTGTAACGGCTGTGGCAACCGATGGAag ttctGTTGA
- the tcea2 gene encoding transcription elongation factor A protein 2 isoform X2 has protein sequence MAKNQEVERIAKKLDKMVHKKNTDGALDLLRELKNIKMSLETLQSTRVGMSVNAVRKQSSDDEVQTLAKALIKSWKKLLDGSDGKSEEKEKKKKEGSPVRSSSTSKDSCSSEKSKKSGDPPTTPTSPTTPTSPTSPTTPTLPLMVTSFPPAPVTSDSVRNKCRELLVAALQTDDDHKTIGVNCEHLAAQIEEQIFREFKSTDMKYKSRLRSRISNLKDQKNPDLRRNVLCGNISPQRIASMTAEEMASAELKLMREALTKESIREHQLSRVGGTETDMFICSKCHGKNCSYTQVQTRSADEPMTTFVLCNGCGNRWKFC, from the exons GACGGTGCTCTTGACCTGCTGAGGGAGTTGAAGAACATCAAAATGTCTCTGGAGACTCTGCAG TCCACCAGAGTTGGAATGTCGGTGAACGCTGTGAGGAAACAGAGCTCAGATGATGAAGTTCAGACTCTGGCCAAAGCTCTCATCAAGTCCTGGAAGAAACTgctgg ATGGTTCAGATGGGAAGtcagaggaaaaggaaaagaagaaaaaggagggcTCTCCCGTGAGGTCATCGTCCACCTCCAAGGACTCTTGCAGCAGCGAGAAAAG TAAGAAGTCTGGGGATCCCCCTACCACCCCGACCTCGCCCACCACACCCACCTCACCCACCTCACCCACCACGCCCACCCTCCCTCTTATGGTCACCTCCTTCCCCCCTGCCCCCGTCACCTCCGACAGTGTCCGGAACAAGTGTCGAGAGCTGCTGGTGGCCGCGCTGCAGACTGACG atgaTCACAAAACCATTGGAGTCAACTGCGAGCACCTTGCAGCACAAATCGAGGAGC AGATCTTCCGTGAGTTTAAATCGAcagatatgaaatataaaagcCGTCTGCGAAGCCGCATCTCCAACCTGAAGGATCAGAAGAATCCTGACCTACGGCGTAACGTCCTATGTGGAAACATCTCACCTCAACGCATTGCCTCCATGACTGCTGAG gaGATGGCGAGTGCAGAACTGAAGCTGATGAGAGAGGCTCTGACTAAAGAGTCCATCAGAGAGCATCAGCTGTCGAGGGTCGGAGGCACTGAGACAGACATGTTCATCTGCAGCAAGTGTCATGGAAAGAACTGCTCATACACACAG gtgcaAACTCGCAGTGCTGATGAGCCCATGACCACCTTTGTGTTGTGTAACGGCTGTGGCAACCGATGGAag ttctGTTGA